Proteins from a genomic interval of Spea bombifrons isolate aSpeBom1 chromosome 4, aSpeBom1.2.pri, whole genome shotgun sequence:
- the MAP2K7 gene encoding dual specificity mitogen-activated protein kinase kinase 7 isoform X2, with the protein MAASSLEQKLSRLEAKLKQENREARRRIELEISPQRPRPTLQLPLASDGAPRSDTSPHHNTAVPVRPRTMLTLPQPNYLTQRSLESIEIDQKLQEIIKQTGYLLIGGQKYQADINDLENLGEIGSGTCGQVWKMRFKKTGHVIAVKQMRRSGNKEENKRILMDLDVVLKSHDCPYIVQCFGTFITNTDVFIAMELMGTCAEKLKKRIQGPIPESILGKMTVAIVNALYYLKEKHGVIHRDVKPSNILLDANGQIKLCDFGISGRLVDSKAKTRSAGCAAYMAPERIDPPDPTKPDYDIRADVWSLGISLVELATGQFPYKNCKTDFEVLTKVLQEEPPVLPHNMGFSSLFQSFVKDCLTKDHRKRPKYNKLLEHPFIRQYEVQVVDVASWFQDVMAQTESPRSSTLLSPQNLPFFSR; encoded by the exons ATGGCGGCGTCCTCTCTCGAACAGAAACTCTCCCGTCTGGAGGCTAAACTTAAACAGGAGAACAGGGAGGCGCGGAGGAGAATCGAGCTGGAGATCAGCCCGCAAAGGCCCAGGCCCA CCTTACAGCTTCCTCTTGCCAGCGATGGAGCTCCTCGGTCAGACACTTCTCCGCACCATAACACCGCAGTGCCTGTCCGCCCGAGGACTATGCTGACCCTGCCCCAGCCCAACTACCTTACACAGCGAAGCCTGGAAAG CATTGAAATTGACCAGAAACTTCAAGAAATCATCAAACAGACAGGTTATCTCCTCATTGGGGGGCAG AAGTACCAGGCAGATATTAACGACCTGGAGAATTTGGGGGAGATTGGAAGTGGAACATGCGGACAGGTTTGGAAGATGAGGTTTAAAAAGACCGGACATGTCATCGCTGTGAAG CAAATGCGCCGCTCGGGTAACAAGGAGGAGAACAAAAGAATCCTGATGGATTTGGACGTTGTGTTGAAGAGTCATGACTGTCCTTACATTGTGCAGTGTTTTGGCACCTTCATCACCAAT ACAGACGTGTTCATCGCGATGGAGCTCATGGGGACTTGTGCAGAAAAGCTGAAGAAAAGGATTCAGGGGCCCATCCCAGAAAGCATCCTGGGAAAAATGACTGTGGCA ATAGTGAACGCGCTGTATTATCTGAAGGAGAAGCATGGCGTTATTCACAGAGATGTGAAGCCTTCTAATATCCTGCTGGATGCCAACGGGCAAATCAAACTGTGCGACTTTGGCATCAGTGGCCGTCTTGTAGATTCAAAGGCCAAAACCAGGAGTGCCGGTTGTGCTGCATACATGGCG CCGGAGCGAATTGATCCTCCAGATCCGACCAAGCCAGATTACGACATCCGAGCTGATGTGTGGAGTCTGGGAATCTCGCTG GTggagctggcaacagggcagttTCCCTACAAGAACTGTAAAACAGACTTTGAGGTTCTCACCAAAGTCCTCCAAGAAGAGCCTCCTGTTCTCCCCCATAACATGGGCTTCTCTTCTTTATTCCAGTCTTTTGTCAAGGACTG TCTCACTAAAGATCACAGAAAGAGGCCAAAGTATAATAAGCTGCTG gaGCACCCATTTATTCGTCAGTATGAAGTACAGGTGGTAGATGTGGCCTCGTGGTTTCAGGATGTCATGGCTCAGACAGAGTCTCCAAGAAGCAGCACTCTCCTGAGCCCCCAAAACCTGCCCTTCTTCAGCAGGTAG
- the LRRC8E gene encoding volume-regulated anion channel subunit LRRC8E isoform X2, with amino-acid sequence MIPVAEFKQFTEQQPAFKVLKPWWDVLAEYITFAMLMIGVFGCTLQITQDKIICLPNHTSADEVSQISCKEFTQTTPYAKENDSLSPTPTVSSSREMTGLRNNLDLQQYSFINQMCYETALHWYAKYFPYLVVIHTLIFMICGNFWFKFPGTSSKIEHFISILGKCFDSPWTTRALSEVSGEHPQGKKAEEELAKPNFEENSPVTTGLPVPEKIVAESSAAGVLDKKEGEQAKALFEKVKKFRHHVEEGDILYSMYMRQTMLKVFKFVLIIVYNAALVGQIHFIVPCSIRTEEMTGYNSFCCNHTKAHLFSKLAFSYLCFLGVYGLTCVYTLYWLFRRPLKEYSFRSVREETGISDIPDVKNDFAFVLHLVDQYDSLYSKRFAVFLSEVSESRLRQLNLNHEWPAEKLRQKLQQTSDGKMELHLFKLSGLPDTVFEVTETESLKLEMLTEAVIPPLVTKLVRLEELSLYNCSAKVQHASLVYLRDNLRVLQIKFDDVKEIPLWVFSLRALEELHLFGCLSQDLSKTATLESLKELKSLKVLTIKSNLSKVPQTITEVASHLQKLSIHNDGTKLLTHTALKRLSILKELELIRCDLERIPHAVFSLNNLQTLDLKENSLHTIEEIISLQHCRKLTVLRLWYNQIAYIPEHIRKLKSLEELCLNRNKILVLPPQLFLCTKLRHLDLSYNEIRELPPEVGVLQLLQYLSLTGNFLEDLPNELFFCQRLKTLKLGQNRLASLSPKIGSLSALVRLELKGNTLDFLPPELGNCVGLKKSGLLVEDLLFDALPSDVRGKLGEE; translated from the exons ATGATTCCCGTAGCCGAGTTCAAGCAATTCACCGAGCAGCAGCCGGCTTTCAAAGTCCTCAAGCCCTGGTGGGATGTCCTGGCGGAATATATCACGTTTGCCATGCTCATGATTGGGGTCTTTGGATGCACCCTGCAG ATAACTCAGGACAAGATTATCTGCCTCCCGAACCATACCTCGGCTGATGAAGTGTCCCAAATCTCATGCAAAGAGTTCACTCAAACTACTCCGTACGCTAAAGAAAATGACTCTCTATCTCCAACCCCCACTGTAAGCTCCTCTCGGGAGATGACGGGTCTGCGGAACAATCTGGATCTTCAGCAGTACAGCTTCATCAACCAAATGTGCTACGAGACGGCGCTCCACTGGTACGCAAAGTATTTTCCGTACCTCGTGGTCATTCACACCCTCATCTTCATGATCTGTGGCAACTTTTGGTTCAAATTTCCAGGCACCAGCTCCAAGATCGAACACTTCATCTCCATCCTAGGCAAGTGCTTTGACTCTCCATGGACAACTCGAGCCTTATCGGAGGTGTCGGGAGAGCACCCTCAAGGGAAAAAAGCAGAAGAAGAGCTCGCCAAGCCCAACTTTGAAGAAAACAGCCCCGTGACCACAGGACTTCCAGTCCCGGAAAAAATTGTGGCTGAGAGTTCTGCAGCTGGTGTCCTGGACAAGAAAGAGGGGGAGCAGGCAAAGGCATTGTTTGAGAAAGTGAAAAAGTTTCGCCATCATGTGGAAGAAGGTGACATTCTCTATTCTATGTACATGCGACAGACCATGCTAAAAGTCTTCAAATTCGTGCTCATTATTGTTTACAATGCCGCCTTAGTAGGGCAGATTCACTTTATTGTCCCCTGTAGTATCCGCACGGAGGAAATGACGGGCTACAACAGTTTCTGCTGCAATCATACAAAAGCTCATCTCTTCTCTAAACTGGCGTTTAGTTATTTGTGCTTCCTGGGTGTTTATGGATTGACGTGCGTCTACACCCTCTACTGGCTATTTAGGCGCCCGCTAAAGGAGTATTCGTTCCGGTCTGTGAGAGAAGAGACTGGGATAAGCGATATCCCAGACGTTAAGAATGACTTTGCGTTCGTTCTTCATTTGGTGGATCAGTATGACTCTCTCTACTCCAAGAGATTTGCAGTCTTCCTCTCTGAGGTCAGCGAGAGCAGGCTGAGGCAACTTAACTTGAACCATGAATGGCCAGCAGAGAAGCTGAGGCAGAAGCTTCAGCAAACATCAGATGGAAAGATGGAGTTGCACCTCTTCAAGCTATCAGGCTTGCCTGACACAGTCTTCGAGGTGACTGAAACAGAGTCTCTCAAGCTGGAGATGCTCACTGAGGCAGTCATTCCTCCTTTAGTCACCAAACTAGTTCGGCTAGAAGAACTGAGCCTTTACAACTGCTCAGCGAAAGTACAGCATGCCTCCCTGGTGTATCTCAGAGACAACCTTCGAGTCCTTCAGATCAAGTTTGATGATGTCAAAGAGATACCACTCTGGGTCTTTAGTCTCCGAGCGTTAGAGGAGCTCCACTTGTTTGGGTGCCTTTCCCAGGACTTATCGAAAACTGCCACCCTGGAAAGCTTGAAGGAACTGAAGAGTCTTAAAGTGCTGACAATCAAAAGCAACCTCTCTAAGGTGCCCCAAACCATCACAGAGGTGGCCAGCCACCTGCAGAAGCTTAGCATACACAACGATGGCACAAAGCTTTTAACACACACCGCACTGAAAAGGCTCTCAATACTCAAAGAACTAGAACTGATTCGTTGTGATTTAGAGAGAATCCCGCATGCCGTCTTCAGCCTCAACAACTTACAAACTTTGGACCTGAAAGAAAACAGCCTGCACACCATCGAGGAGATAATAAGTTTGCAGCATTGTCGGAAACTTACCGTCCTACGGCTGTGGTACAACCAAATTGCCTACATCCCCGAACACATCCGGAAACTGAAGAGTCTGGAAGAGCTGTGTTTGAATCGCAACAAGATTCTAGTGTTGCCCCCTCAGCTTTTCTTGTGTACTAAGCTTAGACATCTTGACCTGTCCTACAATGAAATCAGGGAGTTGCCTCCTGAGGTTGGGGTCTTACAGCTTCTTCAGTACCTTTCATTGACTGGCAACTTTCTGGAAGATCTCCCCAATGAGCTGTTCTTCTGCCAGAGGCTGAAAACTCTCAAGTTGGGACAAAACAGGCTGGCAAGCCTTTCTCCCAAGATTGGGTCTCTCTCGGCCCTAGTTAGACTGGAGCTGAAGGGCAACACATTAGACTTTTTGCCCCCGGAATTAGGAAACTGTGTTGGGCTAAAGAAATCTGGCTTATTGGTAGAAGACTTGTTGTTTGATGCTCTCCCCTCCGATGTCCGAGGAAAACTGGGAGAGGAATAA
- the LOC128490336 gene encoding volume-regulated anion channel subunit LRRC8D-like → MITVTEAASLGASQAHFKALKPWWDVLMDSLLVIMLMVSFFSATLLITTDKVVCMPKSTTPNINKSGGMDDVLISPTTPKQPGHLTNLDYQQYMYVSVVCYHKVVPWQSKYFPYLTLINSLLLLVSSNFWFKYPKTSSKVDHFLSILAKCFESPWTTKALAETGDQPPPEPVRLKSSCSRSVEYSTRTPLIKEFPFSPIQQPVSTILDKKEEQQAKALFERIRHFRAHAEDSDVVYRVYVGQTVTKVVKVTIVLGYAFSLVGSFSFQHICKPGIQNLMGYSEFTCTHNLAYILEKLLLTYILLVCLYAFLSVFALIWLFTHPLKVYSFEKNNEGNVFGDISDVKNDFAFMLHMVDRYDTLYSKRFSVFLSAVSEGRLRELAVNSEWTQEKLKEQMKKDSKGRCELHLSMIPSIPVALYDLSEIEVLKLELITSAKILGTVSNLRSLSEIHLLHCPAKVDTDAYRFLQECLKVLHVWFTDLEELPNWVYSMKNLQELHLSGNLNPSNNKSIRLQTLRGLTDLRVLSLTSNLSYLPPQIWNLAGQLHQLRIHNGGTVLCSLGQLKKMSHLTDLELQHCQIMKIPAALPSLTNLQSLDLTSNLLQSVEELGNQHRLRSLRTLRLCHNDINSLHPSIENLYNLEEFSVSHNKLETLPATVFNLVKLRHFDISNNRIRVIPPQVGYLSRLELLAVTDNHISSLPVELFRCTRLRSLKVGRNKLSSIPPEVKQLTLLSNLELSGNNLTTLPVEIACCSMLKKRGLDVEESVLDTLPLELRSKFL, encoded by the coding sequence ATGATCACCGTCACGGAGGCTGCGTCCCTCGGTGCGTCGCAGGCCCACTTTAAGGCTTTGAAGCCTTGGTGGGATGTCCTCATGGATTCCCTCCTCGTCATTATGCTCATGGTCTCCTTCTTCTCTGCAACACTTCTTATAACTACGGACAAAGTGGTCTGCATGCCAAAGTCTACAACTCCAAACATAAACAAATCGGGTGGCATGGATGATGTCTTAATTTCACCAACAACTCCCAAGCAACCTGGTCACTTGACAAATCTGGACTACCAACAGTACATGTATGTCAGTGTAGTATGCTACCATAAAGTGGTACCTTGGCAGTCCAAATATTTTCCCTACCTGACACTCATCAATAGTTTGCTTCTTCTGGTCAGCAGCAACTTCTGGTTTAAGTATCCCAAGACATCCTCCAAAGTTGATCATTTCCTTTCCATCTTGGCCAAGTGCTTTGAATCTCCCTGGACTACCAAGGCCCTTGCAGAGACCGGTGACCAACCCCCTCCTGAGCCTGTTCGTCTGAAATCCAGCTGTTCCCGTTCTGTGGAATATTCTACCAGAACCCCGCTCATAAAAGAATTTCCATTTTCTCCCATACAGCAACCTGTCTCTACCATCCTTGACAAAAAGGAAGAGCAGCAAGCGAAAGCCTTATTTGAGAGGATACGTCATTTTCGGGCTCATGCTGAGGACTCTGATGTCGTATATAGAGTTTACGTAGGACAGACGGTCACAAAAGTAGTTAAAGTAACAATCGTGCTCGGATATGCATTTAGCCTGGTGGGATCCTTCAGCTTCCAACACATATGCAAACCTGGAATACAGAATCTCATGGGATACTCTGAATTCACCTGCACCCATAACCTGGCCTACATCCTTGAGAAACTTTTATTAACTTACATTCTCCTTGTATGCCTGTATGCTTTCTTGTCAGTTTTTGCCTTGATTTGGCTCTTCACACATCCTCTTAAAGTCTActcttttgaaaaaaataatgagggCAACGTATTTGGAGACATTTCAGATGTGAAAAATGACTTTGCCTTTATGTTGCACATGGTGGACCGCTATGACACCTTATATTCCAAGAGGTTTTCAGTGTTCCTGTCTGCTGTGAGCGAAGGGAGGCTGAGGGAGCTTGCAGTGAATTCAGAGTGGACACAGGAGAAGCTTAAGGAGCAGATGAAAAAAGACAGCAAAGGACGCTGTGAGCTGCATCTTTCCATGATCCCATCAATTCCAGTAGCTCTCTATGACCTAAGCGAAATTGAAGTCCTCAAGCTAGAACTAATCACTTCTGCAAAAATCTTAGGAACTGTATCAAATCTAAGGTCTCTGTCTGAAATTCACCTGTTGCACTGCCCTGCCAAAGTAGATACAGATGCATACCGTTTCCTTCAGGAATGCCTCAAAGTTCTCCACGTTTGGTTCACTGACCTTGAGGAGCTCCCTAACTGGGTTTACTCCATGAAGAACCTTCAAGAACTACATCTTTCTGGCAACCTTAACCCTTCTAACAACAAATCCATTAGGCTGCAGACTTTACGAGGTCTCACTGACCTTCGAGTCCTCTCCCTAACAAGTAATCTTTCCTACCTGCCACCTCAAATCTGGAATTTAGCAGGACAACTTCATCAACTAAGAATTCATAATGGAGGAACCGTGCTTTGCTCACTTGGCCAGCTGAAAAAAATGAGCCATCTTACAGATCTTGAGCTCCAGCACTGTCAGATAATGAAAATCCCGGCAGCACTGCCTAGCCTAACCAACCTTCAAAGCTTGGATTTGACATCTAATTTGCTGCAGAGTGTGGAAGAACTGGGAAACCAGCATCGACTCAGGAGCCTAAGAACACTGAGACTGTGCCATAATGACATTAATAGCCTCCATCCATCCATTGAGAAtctttacaatctagaggaattCTCTGTGTCCCACAACAAGCTAGAGACTCTGCCTGCGACTGTTTTCAACCTGGTCAAACTGAGACACTTTGACATTAGTAATAATCGCATCAGAGTTATCCCTCCACAGGTTGGATACTTGTCACGCTTGGAATTATTGGCAGTTACCGACAACCATATCTCGTCCCTGCCGGTAGAGCTGTTCCGCTGCACTAGGCTCCGCTCTCTTAAAGTGGGCCGTAACAAACTTTCCAGCATCCCCCCAGAGGTCAAACAACTGACTCTTCTGTCAAATTTGGAATTGAGTGGCAATAACCTGACCACCTTACCAGTAGAGATCGCCTGCTGCTCGATGCTGAAGAAAAGGGGTCTGGATGTAGAGGAAAGTGTATTGGACACATTGCCTTTAGAACTGAGGAGTAAATTTTTATGA
- the MAP2K7 gene encoding dual specificity mitogen-activated protein kinase kinase 7 isoform X1 — protein sequence MAASSLEQKLSRLEAKLKQENREARRRIELEISPQRPRPIILITLSPTPAPSQRAALQLPLASDGAPRSDTSPHHNTAVPVRPRTMLTLPQPNYLTQRSLESIEIDQKLQEIIKQTGYLLIGGQKYQADINDLENLGEIGSGTCGQVWKMRFKKTGHVIAVKQMRRSGNKEENKRILMDLDVVLKSHDCPYIVQCFGTFITNTDVFIAMELMGTCAEKLKKRIQGPIPESILGKMTVAIVNALYYLKEKHGVIHRDVKPSNILLDANGQIKLCDFGISGRLVDSKAKTRSAGCAAYMAPERIDPPDPTKPDYDIRADVWSLGISLVELATGQFPYKNCKTDFEVLTKVLQEEPPVLPHNMGFSSLFQSFVKDCLTKDHRKRPKYNKLLEHPFIRQYEVQVVDVASWFQDVMAQTESPRSSTLLSPQNLPFFSR from the exons ATGGCGGCGTCCTCTCTCGAACAGAAACTCTCCCGTCTGGAGGCTAAACTTAAACAGGAGAACAGGGAGGCGCGGAGGAGAATCGAGCTGGAGATCAGCCCGCAAAGGCCCAGGCCCA TTATTCTCATCACTCTAAGCCCCACGCCCGCTCCATCCCAGCGAGCAG CCTTACAGCTTCCTCTTGCCAGCGATGGAGCTCCTCGGTCAGACACTTCTCCGCACCATAACACCGCAGTGCCTGTCCGCCCGAGGACTATGCTGACCCTGCCCCAGCCCAACTACCTTACACAGCGAAGCCTGGAAAG CATTGAAATTGACCAGAAACTTCAAGAAATCATCAAACAGACAGGTTATCTCCTCATTGGGGGGCAG AAGTACCAGGCAGATATTAACGACCTGGAGAATTTGGGGGAGATTGGAAGTGGAACATGCGGACAGGTTTGGAAGATGAGGTTTAAAAAGACCGGACATGTCATCGCTGTGAAG CAAATGCGCCGCTCGGGTAACAAGGAGGAGAACAAAAGAATCCTGATGGATTTGGACGTTGTGTTGAAGAGTCATGACTGTCCTTACATTGTGCAGTGTTTTGGCACCTTCATCACCAAT ACAGACGTGTTCATCGCGATGGAGCTCATGGGGACTTGTGCAGAAAAGCTGAAGAAAAGGATTCAGGGGCCCATCCCAGAAAGCATCCTGGGAAAAATGACTGTGGCA ATAGTGAACGCGCTGTATTATCTGAAGGAGAAGCATGGCGTTATTCACAGAGATGTGAAGCCTTCTAATATCCTGCTGGATGCCAACGGGCAAATCAAACTGTGCGACTTTGGCATCAGTGGCCGTCTTGTAGATTCAAAGGCCAAAACCAGGAGTGCCGGTTGTGCTGCATACATGGCG CCGGAGCGAATTGATCCTCCAGATCCGACCAAGCCAGATTACGACATCCGAGCTGATGTGTGGAGTCTGGGAATCTCGCTG GTggagctggcaacagggcagttTCCCTACAAGAACTGTAAAACAGACTTTGAGGTTCTCACCAAAGTCCTCCAAGAAGAGCCTCCTGTTCTCCCCCATAACATGGGCTTCTCTTCTTTATTCCAGTCTTTTGTCAAGGACTG TCTCACTAAAGATCACAGAAAGAGGCCAAAGTATAATAAGCTGCTG gaGCACCCATTTATTCGTCAGTATGAAGTACAGGTGGTAGATGTGGCCTCGTGGTTTCAGGATGTCATGGCTCAGACAGAGTCTCCAAGAAGCAGCACTCTCCTGAGCCCCCAAAACCTGCCCTTCTTCAGCAGGTAG
- the LRRC8E gene encoding volume-regulated anion channel subunit LRRC8E isoform X1 codes for MGDKGMSKYTNDNIFALYVLFKSKQSHKWTTRRPRIWALLRARMIPVAEFKQFTEQQPAFKVLKPWWDVLAEYITFAMLMIGVFGCTLQITQDKIICLPNHTSADEVSQISCKEFTQTTPYAKENDSLSPTPTVSSSREMTGLRNNLDLQQYSFINQMCYETALHWYAKYFPYLVVIHTLIFMICGNFWFKFPGTSSKIEHFISILGKCFDSPWTTRALSEVSGEHPQGKKAEEELAKPNFEENSPVTTGLPVPEKIVAESSAAGVLDKKEGEQAKALFEKVKKFRHHVEEGDILYSMYMRQTMLKVFKFVLIIVYNAALVGQIHFIVPCSIRTEEMTGYNSFCCNHTKAHLFSKLAFSYLCFLGVYGLTCVYTLYWLFRRPLKEYSFRSVREETGISDIPDVKNDFAFVLHLVDQYDSLYSKRFAVFLSEVSESRLRQLNLNHEWPAEKLRQKLQQTSDGKMELHLFKLSGLPDTVFEVTETESLKLEMLTEAVIPPLVTKLVRLEELSLYNCSAKVQHASLVYLRDNLRVLQIKFDDVKEIPLWVFSLRALEELHLFGCLSQDLSKTATLESLKELKSLKVLTIKSNLSKVPQTITEVASHLQKLSIHNDGTKLLTHTALKRLSILKELELIRCDLERIPHAVFSLNNLQTLDLKENSLHTIEEIISLQHCRKLTVLRLWYNQIAYIPEHIRKLKSLEELCLNRNKILVLPPQLFLCTKLRHLDLSYNEIRELPPEVGVLQLLQYLSLTGNFLEDLPNELFFCQRLKTLKLGQNRLASLSPKIGSLSALVRLELKGNTLDFLPPELGNCVGLKKSGLLVEDLLFDALPSDVRGKLGEE; via the exons atgggagaTAAGGGCATGTCCAAGTATACAAATGATAACATTTTCGCACTATATgtactatttaaaagcaaacAAAGCCATAAGTGGACTACCCGGAGGCCTCGGATCTGGG CTCTCCTCCGTGCCAGAATGATTCCCGTAGCCGAGTTCAAGCAATTCACCGAGCAGCAGCCGGCTTTCAAAGTCCTCAAGCCCTGGTGGGATGTCCTGGCGGAATATATCACGTTTGCCATGCTCATGATTGGGGTCTTTGGATGCACCCTGCAG ATAACTCAGGACAAGATTATCTGCCTCCCGAACCATACCTCGGCTGATGAAGTGTCCCAAATCTCATGCAAAGAGTTCACTCAAACTACTCCGTACGCTAAAGAAAATGACTCTCTATCTCCAACCCCCACTGTAAGCTCCTCTCGGGAGATGACGGGTCTGCGGAACAATCTGGATCTTCAGCAGTACAGCTTCATCAACCAAATGTGCTACGAGACGGCGCTCCACTGGTACGCAAAGTATTTTCCGTACCTCGTGGTCATTCACACCCTCATCTTCATGATCTGTGGCAACTTTTGGTTCAAATTTCCAGGCACCAGCTCCAAGATCGAACACTTCATCTCCATCCTAGGCAAGTGCTTTGACTCTCCATGGACAACTCGAGCCTTATCGGAGGTGTCGGGAGAGCACCCTCAAGGGAAAAAAGCAGAAGAAGAGCTCGCCAAGCCCAACTTTGAAGAAAACAGCCCCGTGACCACAGGACTTCCAGTCCCGGAAAAAATTGTGGCTGAGAGTTCTGCAGCTGGTGTCCTGGACAAGAAAGAGGGGGAGCAGGCAAAGGCATTGTTTGAGAAAGTGAAAAAGTTTCGCCATCATGTGGAAGAAGGTGACATTCTCTATTCTATGTACATGCGACAGACCATGCTAAAAGTCTTCAAATTCGTGCTCATTATTGTTTACAATGCCGCCTTAGTAGGGCAGATTCACTTTATTGTCCCCTGTAGTATCCGCACGGAGGAAATGACGGGCTACAACAGTTTCTGCTGCAATCATACAAAAGCTCATCTCTTCTCTAAACTGGCGTTTAGTTATTTGTGCTTCCTGGGTGTTTATGGATTGACGTGCGTCTACACCCTCTACTGGCTATTTAGGCGCCCGCTAAAGGAGTATTCGTTCCGGTCTGTGAGAGAAGAGACTGGGATAAGCGATATCCCAGACGTTAAGAATGACTTTGCGTTCGTTCTTCATTTGGTGGATCAGTATGACTCTCTCTACTCCAAGAGATTTGCAGTCTTCCTCTCTGAGGTCAGCGAGAGCAGGCTGAGGCAACTTAACTTGAACCATGAATGGCCAGCAGAGAAGCTGAGGCAGAAGCTTCAGCAAACATCAGATGGAAAGATGGAGTTGCACCTCTTCAAGCTATCAGGCTTGCCTGACACAGTCTTCGAGGTGACTGAAACAGAGTCTCTCAAGCTGGAGATGCTCACTGAGGCAGTCATTCCTCCTTTAGTCACCAAACTAGTTCGGCTAGAAGAACTGAGCCTTTACAACTGCTCAGCGAAAGTACAGCATGCCTCCCTGGTGTATCTCAGAGACAACCTTCGAGTCCTTCAGATCAAGTTTGATGATGTCAAAGAGATACCACTCTGGGTCTTTAGTCTCCGAGCGTTAGAGGAGCTCCACTTGTTTGGGTGCCTTTCCCAGGACTTATCGAAAACTGCCACCCTGGAAAGCTTGAAGGAACTGAAGAGTCTTAAAGTGCTGACAATCAAAAGCAACCTCTCTAAGGTGCCCCAAACCATCACAGAGGTGGCCAGCCACCTGCAGAAGCTTAGCATACACAACGATGGCACAAAGCTTTTAACACACACCGCACTGAAAAGGCTCTCAATACTCAAAGAACTAGAACTGATTCGTTGTGATTTAGAGAGAATCCCGCATGCCGTCTTCAGCCTCAACAACTTACAAACTTTGGACCTGAAAGAAAACAGCCTGCACACCATCGAGGAGATAATAAGTTTGCAGCATTGTCGGAAACTTACCGTCCTACGGCTGTGGTACAACCAAATTGCCTACATCCCCGAACACATCCGGAAACTGAAGAGTCTGGAAGAGCTGTGTTTGAATCGCAACAAGATTCTAGTGTTGCCCCCTCAGCTTTTCTTGTGTACTAAGCTTAGACATCTTGACCTGTCCTACAATGAAATCAGGGAGTTGCCTCCTGAGGTTGGGGTCTTACAGCTTCTTCAGTACCTTTCATTGACTGGCAACTTTCTGGAAGATCTCCCCAATGAGCTGTTCTTCTGCCAGAGGCTGAAAACTCTCAAGTTGGGACAAAACAGGCTGGCAAGCCTTTCTCCCAAGATTGGGTCTCTCTCGGCCCTAGTTAGACTGGAGCTGAAGGGCAACACATTAGACTTTTTGCCCCCGGAATTAGGAAACTGTGTTGGGCTAAAGAAATCTGGCTTATTGGTAGAAGACTTGTTGTTTGATGCTCTCCCCTCCGATGTCCGAGGAAAACTGGGAGAGGAATAA